The following is a genomic window from Pochonia chlamydosporia 170 chromosome Unknown PCv3seq00017, whole genome shotgun sequence.
CAGATCTCCAAGGGCAGTCTTGGCAGGCTACAATTCATCAGCGTTTCTCACCAACAGAGTCCAAACAACACCATACACCGTCGTAATGGCATAGTGTGTCCTGTAACGGCACACGAGTCCCGATATGTTCGCTGTTTATACATTAGAGGACCCAGGCGATGGTCTTATTCAGGCACCAAAACTCAACTTCAAAAAGTCGCGCCTCGGCTGCCAGCGATGCAAAGCCAGGAAGGTCAAGGTACGCACGCGTCCTGCAGACAGCCGCATCTTGTAAATTCTCATTTGATGGGATAAAGGCTGTCGTACTTGTATTTGATGGTTTAATGATGTGCTGACTGTGGTGTAAAGTGTAATGAAGAGCgtccaaaatgtcaacaCTGCAAGCGTCATGGCACCTCGTGCATTTATGACAACCTTCGAGGTACAATTACGTCAACTGGAAGGaaatcaagaccaagagCAAATAACAGTGCGGTTGAAACACAGGCGTGTAAGGATGAGAACGAAGGTGACATTCCAGAGAGCCGCGAGCGACGGATGCTAGAGATCGGATTGATGCGTCACTTTGTGACCAAGACCGGGCCAGAAACAGCAATTGACGAAGTGACCCAACCCTTGATATGTGAGGCGGTGCCAGATCAGTCTCTCAACTGTGACTCTCTGCTATACGCCATGTTTTCAACAACCGCGCTTCATCAGGTCTGCACTCAGCATACTCAGGATCCATCATCCACAATGGCGGTACATCGCAGATACCTGTCAATGGCCTTGCTTAGGCATCAACAGTCTCTTGACCACATCGCTGCTGACAATTTAGATGCTATCTGCCTAACTTCTGCCATGCTGCGTGTATGTTCCTGGGCAATGCTCCAGACACGAACACGGCAACCATACTCACCCCCGATGGAGTGGCTCATGATATCTGGAACCGTTACCGCACTTCATCAGAAGGCGTGGTCAATCGCCAAAGACCGACCCCATTCCATTGCTTATAAGTACCTGAGCAGCCCGAAGACCATGGAGAATGCGAAAAAGTCTGGTGAAGGCTCAATGCACAATTTCGCATATTTACTCACGCGCGACGAGACCGATGTCGACACAGAACTGTGGGATGGAGACACAGATCAGGCCTATGTCGAGGCGCTGAACTTCCTTGGGGAAGCACAACGGTCAATGGAGGCAGGCCTCGAAGGGGATGCTTGCCGAAAATTGATCATCTTCCCTATGCTGATTCGAAAAAGGCTTTTGAGCCTAATAGGAGAGTCCCAACCACGAGCTTTAGTTTTGCTCGCACATTTTTTTGCCTTGACGAGTAGGTTTGGTCACTTCTGGTGGATTGGACAAGGACCAGCGCAAGAAGTTCAAGCAATTGCGGCGGAGCTGTCGTCTATCTATAGGTGGAAGCGAATGCTTGAGTGGCCCCTTCGTAGGCTAACATCACAAGTGCCAAGGTAGTTGTAAGGTTGGATGAACCTGTTGGCTTTTTCGTTCACCCGCTCGTGGAGTGGAGTGGTGTCAGCCCGTCAATCGCTGCTCCTTGCATATAGATATGGAATTATGTTTCAGCTTATGCCACTTATTTGCACAACGCTCGGCTTACACAATTGCGACAAGGCGCAATGCCTGCATCAGCGGCACAACTTGTTTTTGTGCAGGAAGCAAAAGACCAGTTTGAGGGCAATTTGCCTTGTGCCACATGATTCAAGCCCAACTGATTCCAAAGCAGACTTCGCTTCAAAAACTGGAGTCTAAAATGTTGGACAGTCATGAGGAACAGTAAGACCTAGGCAGATCTCGGCATTCGGATTCGGGTTGGCACCAAGTGAGGGCATCGTTCTCGGGTAATCCTAGACAGGTTAAGCTTGGTGGCGTTCAGGCGTCCTTGTTAGGAAAGTCCTGACTTCTAAGCATGAGGATATCAAGTTCGCCATGAAAAGCGTTACTTACACTCCGCGTCATCAAGTTTGAGGGACAAAGATTCTGGTATACCTCGTTCTAGGGGCTGGGCCGTTGAAGGTCGGTGAAGGTATAAATATGGCTTGTTCCCCCACTGATACCATCGCTCTTGCGTCTATATCAAACAATCTACTTGACGCAACAAGATATCCCGACGACTTCTAACTTGCGTCATTCAAAAAACATCACCGCCCATCACAAACAGTCTGCATCGTCAAAAGACTCACTTTTCCACCTAAAGTCATACCACGCCTACCATGGTTCGATTAAGTTCTGACCAATCCTTTCACTATGAGATGCTTCGTGTGTTAGCGGGTGCAACATATCAAGCCTCCGATGTTAGCGAGGTGCTTAACGCCGCCGATTGTGTTATACCTGGCGATATCGAAAGTTTCTCCTCAGCGTttctcaaccttgccagccGAACTCACAGCATCGCAGAAGGCATTAACCACAAGAAGTATCCCGTGTCAGCCCGCAATGCTCGGTTCCGAGAGGCAACCTACTATCGAGCCGCCGATTTCTACTTGCACGGGAAGTGGAACGACGCACGCGTTACGG
Proteins encoded in this region:
- a CDS encoding C6 finger domain-containing protein (similar to Metarhizium robertsii ARSEF 23 XP_007826292.2), whose protein sequence is MWKLETPHAELSTVQISKGSLGRLQFISVSHQQSPNNTIHRRNGIVCPVTAHESRYVRCLYIRGPRRWSYSGTKTQLQKVAPRLPAMQSQEGQGTHCNEERPKCQHCKRHGTSCIYDNLRGTITSTGRKSRPRANNSAVETQACKDENEGDIPESRERRMLEIGLMRHFVTKTGPETAIDEVTQPLICEAVPDQSLNCDSLLYAMFSTTALHQVCTQHTQDPSSTMAVHRRYLSMALLRHQQSLDHIAADNLDAICLTSAMLRVCSWAMLQTRTRQPYSPPMEWLMISGTVTALHQKAWSIAKDRPHSIAYKYLSSPKTMENAKKSGEGSMHNFAYLLTRDETDVDTELWDGDTDQAYVEALNFLGEAQRSMEAGLEGDACRKLIIFPMLIRKRLLSLIGESQPRALVLLAHFFALTSRFGHFWWIGQGPAQEVQAIAAELSSIYRWKRMLEWPLRRLTSQVPR